In Trifolium pratense cultivar HEN17-A07 linkage group LG7, ARS_RC_1.1, whole genome shotgun sequence, a genomic segment contains:
- the LOC123899283 gene encoding F-box/FBD/LRR-repeat protein At4g26340-like, producing the protein MDVYSSFATAMSSSTSQPQRSIPPEDRISILPDSILYHILSFLPTKFSATTSILSKRWKPLWLSLLHLDFDFQSFIDFNTFRHAVYFVMLSREYTLPIKSLRLKSCSEHVFINGFLDAAMQPGIEYLDLETTTGKKDFELTLTPNIFSCKTLTVLKLKNLTVNKILTRVHFPLLKILHLDKVCFLCYEDIFKFPLSSPILEDFSVNDLQLRPGSKFISEKFISETSNVKCLTNLVKASYSARQDIPLFLFTWAHILKIKLRCPHPFYKVHTLHNLTQLELTFFGDNMDDIWSGKWKWVLEVLEHSPKLQHLTIHQEIENIGISEAYWEDPQIVPQCLSSQLKTFLFRGCRGKNSELQFIEYIMQNSKVLRTMTIHSASSIDLNAKHQMLKKLAVWHRNYKLILD; encoded by the exons ATGGATGTTTATAGTAGTTTTGCAACTGCAATGTCTTCTTCTACCTCGCAACCCCAACGATCAATTCCACCGGAAGATAGGATTAGCATCCTTCCGGACTCAATATTGTATCACATTCTCTCTTTTCTCCCAACCAAATTTTCCGCCACCACAAGCATCCTCTCCAAGAGATGGAAGCCATTATGGCTCTCACTTCTTCATCTCGACTTCGACTTCCAAAGCTTCATAGACTTCAATACCTTTCGCCATGCTGTATACTTTGTCATGCTATCGCGAGAATACACACTACCAATAAAATCACTCCGCCTCAAATCGTGTAGTGAACATGTCTTCATCAACGGATTCCTCGATGCAGCTATGCAACCAGGAATTGAATACCTAGACTTAGAAACTACAACAGGGAAGAAGGATTTCGAATTGACATTAACTCCAAACATTTTCAGTTGCAAGACACTAACGGTTCTCAAATTGAAGAATCTAACTGTGAATAAGATTCTTACTCGAGTACATTTTCCTCTACTCAAAATTCTCCATTTGGATAAAGTGTGCTTCTTGTGTTATGAAGATATTTTCAAGTTTCCACTGTCTTCTCCCATTCTAGAGGATTTCAGTGTAAATGATTTACAGCTACGTCCTGGGAGCAAATTTATTTCAGAGAAATTCATCTCAGAAACAAGTAATGTTAAATGCTTAACTAATTTGGTCAAAGCAAGTTATTCTGCAAGACAAGACATTCCTCTCTTCTTGTTTACTTGGGCACATATTCTGAAAATAAAACTG AGATGCCCCCATCCCTTCTACAAAGTCCACACATTACACAATCTAACCCAACTGGAGCTAACCTTCTTCGGCGATAATATGGACGACATTTGGAGTGGGAAGTGGAAGTGGGTGTTAGAAGTGCTTGAGCATAGTCCCAAGCTTCAACATCTTACCATTCATCAG GAGATCGAAAATATAGGAATTTCTGAGGCCTATTGGGAGGACCCACAAATTGTTCCGCAATGCCTTTCATCTCAGCTTAAAACCTTCTTGTTTCGAGGTTGTAGAGGCAAAAATAGTGAGCTTCAATTTATAGAATATATTATGCAAAATTCGAAAGTATTACGTACCATGACAATTCACAGTGCATCTTCCATAGATTTGAATGCAAAGCACCAAATGTTAAAGAAATTAGCTGTGTGGCACAGAAACTATAAACTTATATTAGATTGA
- the LOC123899966 gene encoding FBD-associated F-box protein At5g56370-like, producing the protein MSSSTSQPQRSIPTEDRISILPDSILCRILSFLPTKLSATTSILSKRWKPLWLSLLHLDFDVQSFIDFNTFRHVVYSVMLSREVTLPIKSLRLKSCSEHVVNDINGFINAAMQRGIEYLDLEITTGKDFELTLTPNIFSCKTLTVLKLKNLTVNKILTQVHFPLLKILHLDKVRFSCYEDIFKFPLSSPILEDFSVNDLQLRPGGKFISEKFISETSKVKCLTNLVKASYSARQNIPLFLFTWAHILRIKLRCPHPFYKVHSLHNLTQLELTFFSNNMDNIWSGKWKWMLEVLQHSPKLQHLTIHQRCPHLFYKVHTFHNLTQLELIFFGDNMDNIWCGKWKWMLEVLQHSPKLQHLTIHQEEENVGTYEAIWEDPEIVPQCLSSQLNTCLFRGCRGKKSELQFVEYVMQNSKVLRTMTIHSASSIDSNAKRQIKKLTVYRRSSSCCKLIFD; encoded by the exons ATGTCTTCTTCTACCTCGCAACCCCAACGATCAATTCCGACGGAAGATAGGATTAGCATCCTTCCGGACTCAATACTGTGTCGCATTCTCTCTTTTCTCCCAACCAAATTATCCGCCACCACAAGCATCCTCTCCAAGAGATGGAAGCCATTATGGCTCTCACTTCTTCATCTTGACTTCGACGTCCAAAGCTTCATAGACTTCAATACCTTTCGCCATGTTGTATACTCTGTCATGCTATCGCGAGAAGTCACACTACCAATAAAATCACTCCGCCTCAAATCGTGTAGTGAACATGTCGTCAATGACATCAACGGATTCATCAATGCAGCTATGCAACGAGGAATTGAATACCTAGACTTAGAAATTACAACAGGGAAGGATTTCGAATTGACATTAACTCCAAACATTTTCAGTTGCAAGACACTAACGGTTCTCAAATTGAAGAATCTAACTGTGAATAAGATTCTTACTCAAGTACATTTTCCTCTACTCAAAATTCTCCATTTGGATAAAGTGCGCTTCTCGTGTTATGAAGATATTTTCAAGTTTCCACTGTCTTCTCCCATTCTAGAGGATTTCAGTGTAAATGATTTACAGCTACGTCCTGGGGGCAAATTTATTTCAGAGAAATTCATCTCAGAAACAAGTAAAGTTAAATGCTTAACTAATTTGGTCAAAGCAAGTTATTCTGCAAGACAAAACATTCCTCTCTTCTTGTTTACTTGGGCACATATTCTGAGAATAAAACTG AGATGCCCCCATCCCTTCTACAAAGTCCACAGTCTTCACAATCTAACCCAACTGGAGCTAACCTTCTTCAGCAATAATATGGACAACATTTGGAGTGGCAAGTGGAAGTGGATGTTAGAAGTGCTTCAGCATAGTCCCAAGCTTCAACATCTTACCATTCatcag AGATGCCCCCATCTCTTCTACAAAGTCCACACTTTTCACAATCTAACCCAACTGGAGCTAATCTTCTTCGGCGATAATATGGACAACATTTGGTGTGGGAAGTGGAAGTGGATGTTAGAAGTGCTTCAGCATAGTCCCAAGCTTCAACATCTTACCATTCATCAG GAGGAAGAAAATGTTGGAACTTATGAGGCCATTTGGGAGGACCCAGAAATTGTTCCGCAATGTCTTTCATCTCAGCTTAATACTTGCTTGTTTCGAGGTTGTAGAGGCAAAAAGAGTGAGCTTCAATTTGTAGAATATGTGATGCAAAATTCAAAAGTATTACGTACCATGACAATTCACAGTGCATCTTCCATAGATTCGAACGCAAAGCgtcaaataaagaaattaactGTCTATCGTAGGAGCTCTAGTTGCTGTAAACTTATATTTGATTGA